TCAAACTTGGTGGGAAAATGGTTAATTTTGAACTCAATGTCAACTCACGCAACAATGCAGTAATATTAATGTCAACAACAATATAGTTGCATAATAGTGCAATTAGTTACAAGCAAGTAGTAAATACACACTGAGGGCATTTTGACAAGAATTACTATATCTAGATGGAAACAGCAGAAGGATTAAAAATGTCTAATTTTATTAAGGAAAAGATTAAACAGATagtataataaaatattcactGTCAcaatagtaatatatataatagactTCTGAAAAAGAGCAACTGTCAAAAGCATGAGAGAGAATATTGTTTTATCTGTTCTATCATTATGTTATCATTAATTCTTTTTgacaaatttaaatattttgtttcTGATCTCCTTTGTTCTGAAACAATACATGAAGGGATTTATTAAAGAAGGTCCAAGAACTGACCCAATCATCAACCCATTTCGTTCATCTAATGTCAACACTACACCAATCCTGGTCAGGACTATTCGTACAAAGAGAGGTGCATAATAGCAGATTATGACTACCAAATGACTAACACAAGTGTTGAGtgcttttttcttgtcactctTTGATGACATTCTCCCAACAACTATTCCTATCTTTATATAGgacaaaaatatgaaaataagtGTCCCCAAACACAGAACACCTGTAAAAATGGAACCCTTATCAAAATATGGTTCAGGATTTACACAAGTTGCTCGGGCAACAGTTGGATAGTCACAAAACATGTACTTCAAATTAGAGTAACATATTTCTAGAGGGATAACAGTAGAAGCCAGCCACGCTGTAAATGCAGAAGACAACAACCACAGTGCAATAATAATGAGAACACAACGGAAATTTGTCAGAATGGAATGGTACCGTAAAGGAATGGCTATAGCAACAAATCGGTCAACTGCCATTATAGATATAGCAAACATTTCCATCACAGCACCTGCAATGACAAAAAACATCTGCACAAGGCAAGGTACATAAGATATGGTTTTATAGCCAGCTACAAGGATACCTATCATAGTTGGGCATGCACTTGTACAGTAGATTAAGTCTACAAATGCTAAATTACAGACAAACAGGAACATTGGCTGGTGCAAACGCTTATCCATGACAATGAAGTATATAGTTGCAAGGTTACTAAACATGATAAGAATATAAAGAATCAACAGGACAATACCAACAACCAAAGGCCTTTGCACTGTATCAAATCCTCGAAAGACAAATTCAGTAATGATTTGTTTGGAAATATTTTGAACTGACATGGTGTATTATTCTCACTGATAATTAATTCCTTCAAGCAAAACAATCTAGTTTGTATTTATTAGGTGTCAATGCATCACATTGAAATGTTCACAAAAAAGGAATAATGTAGCAAGCATCCATCAAGTGTCTAAAATCCCTGAAACATCACTGCAGAACTGAAAGTCTATTTTGTAATTCATGATCAGTCAAAGACTGAGCATCAACAACTATGACAAAGCACATGctcaaaaaaaacactccatcaGATGGTCAGTCATCTAGAAAAAAGTAGTTGTCCTTCATTTTATATGGGTTTGATGGTGAATCGAATGCATGACACTTCTTTTCCCCACCTACCTTATGTAAACACACAAAGAGCACAGCTCTCAGAGAAAGCTAAATTTAGAATCTGACTGCAGAGTGTGTGAAGGTGAAGCTAGACATTGAGAGCTCAAACTCAGAGTTTATGTAAATTTACAGAATCTCTGGTTTAAATTACTTAGGTTAAGTATGGTTTTGTTTTCTTGTGTTGCCCAATTAAACATATAGAAGTACACACTGCTAAAAGTTTTTAATTCtttcttttataaaaaaaaaaaaaatgcaagatcTGTATCAAACAGCTGACATTTTAGTCTTTGGTTTTTTCAGCTAACATACTAACAAAAAATTCTTTACAGCACTAACCATTAACTCTATTGAACTAATTAACATAATAAatcaatattaaacactgttatGTCACCAGGCAGATGTGTTTGACTATAAAAAAAGGCTACTAAAATGAATGGAACTAAAAACCTAATGTTGGCACTAGGGATGGCACCAGGAACAAGGCATTCGAGTGTATTAAAGGTTAGTTGTTAGTGTGGTTCATCATGTCAAAGAGTAAAATATTTTCATGAAGATAATACTGGAAGCAATTTACATTTCCATCAGATTACAGAACTATTTTACTatttaaccatttaaccaaACAGAGCTTTAACAAATTCCGATTCACTAACAGCAGCACGTGTGGTTACCTGCCtcattcatttctaatgaaattATTAGTTAGTGAATCAGAATTTGTTAAAGCTCTGTTTAGTcatggtttaaaaaacaaacattttgaaTGTAACGTCTTTTCTAAAAATGTTAAGTACAAAGTAAAGCTTTCAAATTTGAAATGTAACAAGTAGAAGTTGGTGTTAAGAAGGTTTAAATGACAGAAATACTAAAGTATAGATACTTCAAAAATTACTTATACTTCATTACTTTCCATATCTGTTTTAAAGAACAAACTCAAATCGATCATGAAGTTAGGGGCTGGTTCATACTAAGTGCATCCAGGATGTGTAATCAGAATTAACAGTATATATGGCGGACTGAAGTTAGGTCAAGAAAAAGAGTTGATGTTTCTTCAACTTCTCACATCAGGTATCCAGATCCCCATGTACTTTAATCAACTCTGAACCTTTTTCAGGAGATTCAATGCTTCTCATGATTTGAGATGTAAATACTAACAGAATTTAAGCATTTGTTTAAAttcagccattttcagatcaaAAATGTTATATCCAATATCCCCGACAATAATCTGGACTATCTCTGGTTTGACCAGATAACACAGCATTTAGAAACTAATGTCTGTGTTTTGTgcaatgtgtttttgttttacattgaaAATTAGGTAACAAACTTTATCCAGATACCACCATTCATCTAGACATGCTTGCCTTGTTTTGTTCAGACAGGAATGCTGATCTTTGTAGTAAGGATTGAGAAGGGGTCCTATTTTTACATCAACACTGAATGGTAAAGAAATGCTGAACTAGTCTCCAGTGATTCTTCACATCTGTAGGAGTTTGTGACTGTTAGATGCAGGCCATTTTATTTGTCATGTGAATTTGTGCTAATAGTAGCCATGTAAATCTAAGGACTGCCATGTGAATGTGATGGGGCTAATGAACTAAAAACTAATGACACCTGATagatattatatcatattacaTATTGTAGACCTAAAGATCAAGTCAGCTCTTCCCAAATTTCACCAGCATTTGCAGCCTGTTGGGGGATCTGGTTCACACCAGCATCCCAGGCACTGAGCTGAGCCCTGTCCCCACTACAGCTACATCACATCTGTTTCTGCATCTTGCAGCTTACAGACTGTTCTTCAGACATGCCATATCTGAAGCAGGTGAACCTGGCCCCCAGGAACTACAGTTGAAGCCAGACGTTTACAAACACTATTTAAAAAGacatgtgcatttttttttctctgacatgaaatcagaataaGCCTTTCCtgtttattctgatttcatgtcagacagtaatgaaaaaatgcatatgtgtctttttatagcCACAAGACTTCCAATGACCAGGTAATCTACCTGACCACAGTTGATGTGAAAAAGACTACACAGATTGGTGTACAAATCTGGCCAAATGCTCAGATGATATGCTGCCAGATGTTCTTACTGATGTCTTCAATATCTTCTTGAGCAGCATGGTCATCCTGGTATGCTGTaagaccatcaccatcatccctGTGCCAAATAAGGGGACTTTCCAGATTTTTAAGAACTAGAGTAGCAAGATAATTTTGAGGTGCTGCAAATGACAATGTTGGGCTGATTTGCATGTTGTACCTGGGCCATCAGCATTTTCCCCTGAACAGACCTTGTTGAAACTGTATTGATAGCCTCtattttgctatttttttttttaaaaaaaagctaatttGTTAGCTGCTGTTTtctagtttgtttgtttttttttctggggtGAACTCTCACCCAAAGTTAATTGACTAAAagttacagtaacagtacagtaatggttctatatattaGAATTGTCTATAATGTTATTTTGCATCTGAAGATGGTTAATAAATTAAAACCtgaaaagaaatcaataaaatTTTATCAGACTTCCAATTGGAAAGTAATGTAGGAAAGTAAAGTAGGTTATGTTATCCCAGTTATTTTGTTCAACCAAATACTCTGCACTTCAGAGTTACACATTATGTAACGGGCCTCTGGGCCGCCAAGACTAGCCCTGGTCTGTCCTTGTTCCTATTTCATGCCTGTCATTGGTTGTTTTCATGCCTCTCAGCAGTTGTATCTTAAATTACACACTGCTCCCTATGTTTGTACTGTGCAAGTCATCAAATtaattctaaattctaaatCTAAATAGAGCATTATATATTTGTACACCTGGCATGGGTTACTCATGCTATATACATGGGTTTAATGCTATACTGTGCAGTATCCAAGCCAAGATCAAAAGGataattttttgtttgttcttttagtgttttgtgttttattgaCAGCAATAAAAGGGCTCAGTAGATACCTCCAGTCTGTGTCTACTTTCCGCCTCCCTAAACCATCCCAGAGTATTATTATGAGTACAATGTAAGAACTTATTTGGggtatttttaaaattatattggCAGGTaatactgtttttgttttacgGAGCGCCATTAAAACTAGAACAAGTAGACATCCCAACAATAGTTCCCTACTTGTGCATTTCAGATTTAATTTAGTTTGTCCAATAAACTACTTTGTTATATCAAAAAAGGAAATTGAAATTCACAAAACAGTCTTGTTTTCTCTTGTCTCTGATCAAACCAATCATATACATGACAAAACAAACAATCAGAGTATTGTATCACTCATCACAGTGCATCAGGCCATAAAAGTAGCCTTGAGCATAAAATTTAACCAACCACCAGTAAGATGTTCAGTTCTACAGAGCTAAACTCCACATTTTAAATCTCCTTTACTGACAGCTACAAATTTACCATAATCAATCAACTGTATAAATGCTCATATCATGTGCATTTTCATTTTACTGGTtccttttatatttaatatttatatatatattccatttACTTTTCTATTGTGTGGTATGGTCTCCCACTTTTAATCAAATACAGTGTTCTTTCTCAGCTCCTTTAAAGTTGGGTTTTATTGACAAGTACAAATAAGGCAGAAATTTATGTGTCAGACATTGTGTCAGACATTTGAGACCATTGTACATTTCCATTCCCAAAAACTTGGTTTACACAGCAGGTTCAACTTTAGATACAATTCTTAATAATTTGTTTCTGATCTCCTTGGTTCTCAGGCAGTAAACAAAAGGATTTACTAAAGATGGTCCAAGAAATGCCCCAATCACTAAACCATGCCGCTCCTCCAGTGTTAAAATGACTCCAATTCTAGTTAAGACTACTTGTATGAATGTAGGCACATAATAACAAATTATGACTATAAAGTGACTAAAGCAAGTATTGAagacttttttcttgtcactcaTGGAGGACATTCTCATGATAACAATAACTATTTTTAGATAAGATAAGCAGATGAAACCAAATgttccaaaaataaaaaagacagataTTATTGATAATGTGGTGAAATATGGATTTGGATCTACACAAGATGCCCTGACGACAGCTGCATAGTCACAAAAAACGTACTTCAGAGTTGAGTGACACAAGGGAAGAGGAATAACTGTGGCAGAGACTGCGACCAGCAGAGCACAAGACAACAACCACAGTGCAATGGTGATCAGAACACAGCGGTAATTTGTCAAAATGGAATGGTACCGCAAAGGACTAGCTATGGCAACAAAGCGGTCGAATGCCATGGCAGAAATAGCAAACATTTCCATTATAGaacttaaatgaaaaaaaaacatctgaataaTGCATGGTGTATAAGATATTGTTTTATGGCCAACTACAAGGGCACCTATCATAGTTGGGCATGCACTTGTACAGTAGAGCATGTCCACAATTGCTAAATTAGAGACAAACAGGTACATTGGCTGGTGCAAACGCTTGTCCATGACAATGAAGTATATGTTTGCAAGGTTAGCAATTATAACAAGAATGTACACTATCAGCAGCACAACACCAACAACCAAAGGTCTTTGCACAGAGTCAAAGCCTCCGATCACAAATTCTCTTATGCCCATTCCAGAAATATTTTGAAATGACATCTTCAAAGGAACCACCGCTCAGTGTTGTCCAAAAGATGgcaaaatgaattaatataacaTATGTCCATGAAGATCTTTAAGAGTGCCCAGTTTCGAAAATATGAATGATTCTTGGAGCATTTCTTCCAAAATGTTTTCTGTTCAGGAATTTGAGCAAGCTTTGTAAGTTGATGGCCAAAAAGCATTCTAGATTTCATCTGCCCAATGTCTTCATTGCTCCAAAACAAACTGCCGCTATTAGGCATATATATAGTACTGTAGCAGACCATTAAGAAGTTAAGTGGTTCATCACATGCTGTATGTCTTTAAATAGCAACAAATTAGATTTGATCCTGATATATAATTCAACGCAGGGAAAAGAAGACTTAGAGTAATCCCAGTAGAGCTGTGTTGTATTCTtctcattttaatattattatgccAACAATCTCTACATATACTTTAAAATAatgctataataataatttttaaaaagctttaactgtttttttttaacgcCACAGAAGATTCTCCTTTGGTtcaatgaagaaccatgtttgcaacAGAGAAGTGTAAGTGTGAAGATCCTTATAagggtctgaagaaccttcacttgatgtaaaggctcTTTACCGATTTAAAGCTTATACACTCACATGTATTTTACCAAAACACTTTATTACACCTAAAGAGGTTCCTCTATCGCAAAGATCAAATAAACACCTAAAGTAACTTTAGTCCTAAGAGTACCAGCCTTGTATGCAGGCCTGCAGAAAAGAAGTGTTTGTTGAGATGGGAGATTATTATAGTTACATATAGTTATTATAAGTTAGCCAAACTTGTCCATTTGATTAAAATGTTCCTTTATTACAATTTTCTACCAATATTATTCACAGTAGTTTGAAATCATGATCTATATTCCTTAAAAAAgataagagtttatttaaaaagatttttcaTAGGCCAAATAGGGAGAATGCTTATGGTTACTttttgaattgttttttttttaatagtaaaGATGTCTCACAATATTCAATGACTGCAATAAGTAGTATAACTTTACTTGTAGATGCTTCATAGCTGCTCATTTTAAAAACTAATATTCAactaaatatgtattaaatgccaCTAAATTCTACATTGAATGTAAATttctgtctattgaatgtaactctgcccctaatcctaaacctaaactttatattttacatttgcatttacatataatgcatttagcagacacatttatccaaagcaacttacaaaagtgcttcactgcttACTCTTAAATATcgttagctagtttgtatcagctagtactctcggaagaggaagGTGTTCAGTCtgtgttcagacacccagggttGGTCCAAAAGCCTGCATGCTTGTCTTCGTGGATTTTAAGGGGTGGCAGGTCAAACCAAGCCATACTTGatgctcaaagggctcttggtttTGATGATcagggctggtccattcttggcctTGTAGGCcaacatcagggttttgaatctgatgcaggcagctacaggaagccagtgaagatgCAGTAAAGGAGTTACATGGCTGTAATTAGAAACGTTGGAAACAACCTGTAAACTTTTGCTGGATGATCTCATTAATTTGGAGAATTAGAACTCACCTCAGGTTTTGAGCTCAAAGTGGGTACTGCTGGTGGAAATGCTGTAATATCAGCAGTTTAGTAGGACCAAATCaatctgttcattcatttttctgTTAAAGATGACCCACAGAATTAACAACATGGCAAAATTAGATGCACGTCCCTCTGAAAACCTATCAGGAACATGTATATGTCATGAGAGAGACGCAGCCAAGAAAGTACATACTAAATGAAAGGAAGAAGGCAAAGTCCTTTTGTGTGATCACTAACCTGCAGTATGAAACTAAAACTAACCAGATCAAATgtatacaatgtaaaaaaaaaaaaagaactttgGAACTTTATGAATTTGGGACTTTAGGGAGTAAAAACATCATTGGTCTCATTTAAATATACTTAAACCCCACTTTTTTAAGAAGGCCTGTTGGTACTACATCAAAGACAGCCTACATTAACACCATTTTGACCTGAGGGTGGAGATACAGTTGGCCATAATTATTTTACAAACAGTAACAAGCTTTTGAACATAACATATTAATGTCAGTGGCCTTTATTTTTCATCAATCACCATTAAACCACCAGATATGTGCCAGGTTCCACTTTATCTGTTTAATTGTTTGTGtctgtacaccaattagccagGGTCACTTTTATTTTGCTCTTTATTACTGCAAAGGTTCAGATTGTCTGATCAAATTCAAGGCATGGTAGAATAATGTACCTGTCAGAAAAGATAATgatgtgcgcatgtgtgtgtttgtgtttttcaagaGCTATGTTAAGATGTCTCAGAAGAGAAGGCCAAAGTAGTCTGTGTACTCCACAAGAGTGGCCTCAGGGGTTTTCACTTTTAATGACTGATAAACATGTAACTAATGAAGACTAGAGGGAGCCACACTAATTAAGAAACTGTTTGTGTTCCTGACAGAGTGACAGTGTCATGTTTTTAAGTTAAATCCCTTGCCTCTCATTTGCCAGAGGCATTGAGTCATACAGTGAGTTTCCAGAGGGATTATATGCCACATGATGTAGAGGCCTAACATCCTATAGTTCTAAAAGTATAGAGAGAAACTTTTTGTATTTTGATGTCACTTCACAATAGcatagttttaaacaaattattACACATGATTAACTTAATAATCTTAAtgataattttatattttatcagaCTGGCATGGTGGtgtagcaggtagtggtgtgttggtgtggtgTTTGGGCTCTGGACCTGCCGCAaccctgaccagaaagaagATGGATGACTGGATGGACATGTTATACTTTGTTTAAAGGAGGCAATAAAACAATGGTTAAATTAATTCCACTACAAAATACTTAATTGTACAGTTTTCCAGCTCCCTTTTCATCTGCCACAAGGGTAAACTATTTAATGACAACACATTCCTAATTCACAGCATAGGgaatatatttaatttcattagaTTATTAGCTGACTTAGCCTAAAgggaataataaaataaaactcatTACTCATTAGCCCATTGGGGGAGACTGGTGGAACTACTGCACCAGTGCATAAGACTCTGAGTTTGTCTAGATTAATACTGCACATCAACACAGTACTTACTCAGTAAGATTCACAATAATGTGAATAAGCACCCCagatttttagacattttaccGTAGTTTGTCTAATTAGTCCTTCATTTCTTCATTCAAGTAAATTACTGATGGAACTGAACAAACCCATATAGTATCTGGAGTTCACAGGTGGccattggtttaaaaaaaaaaaaaagataaagcaTGATGCCATTTATGCATGAACCCGGAGTATACATAACAGACAACATAGAATCCAAACTGGCTTGACATCCATGCTACAGCATTGTAGTTGCATTATTCATTTAATTGCACTGTAATATAGATGCAATGTACAACAGATATACAGTGCAATACATATACAATGTAATATTATTTACCATGCCATTAGTTTCCTTCAATTTCACAGCTTAGACATTTTTAGAGCTTCAGTGCTTGGTAATTACAGATAATGGAGATTTGTTGCTAATTAGtataattttcatattttagCTTTATAGCATCACTTGCTTTTTAATCTTGAAACTTTATCCACTTTGCACATTTTGTATTTTACACTTGACAACTCATCCCtcctatttgtatttatatacatgTGTTATTCTTgctgtaaatatttttatactttCCTTAATTTAggttattttattgtatcttctttgttaatttaactgtgtgtcagtgtttgtaTACAAAGATGTTAGTATGCATATGGGTATATGTTTTCATAAAAAGGAGCTAAAAACTGAAAGGGTTAAAACATGAATCATGTGACATCAACAGGGGAAGTCCTGTATGAGTATAAAGTATGGTTTAAGTTTCACTGTCAGTGATATCTTTACCAGAGGTAGGTAGATGTAACATTCCTTTTAGAAGAACTGATTCTACcctataaaaaaatgtaatcttATAATCTTCTAAGGTCTTAAGCTGCAACATATTCACTGAAGTTGTAAACTACACAGAAgcaatttaatttttttcagaTTTCCATTGGACTGCTTGCATAGATTGAGTGAGAATTTTGCTGTTGTTTAGTAACATAAAGAACTTCACCAGATTCTTTGTCAGAAGTAAAATTAATATGTGGTTCCTTTTCCTTCAGGCATATCAACTCTGTTCCTCCTGATGTTCCTCTGCTCTTGATCACCATGCCTGAAGGGAACATTACCTCTGTGAAGAATTTTGTAATTGTAGGCTTTCCTGGGCTTCAGCCTAAATACTATGGCCTGGTATCTGTGGTTATGTTCTTTGTATATGTGTGCACTTTGCTGGGGAATGGACTTTTTCTTCTATTATTTGCAAGTGAAAAGAGACTTCGGAAACccatgtattatattattataaatcttGTTGCATGTGATGTACTGTTTAGCACCACTACTTTACCAAAGATTATTGCTAGGTATTGGTTTAATGATGGATTCATCTCATTCACAAGTTGCTTCATTCAGATGTACTTTGTGCACCTGTTTAGCTTAGTTAATGGATTTACACTAGCGATAATGGCCTTTGATAGATATGTGGCAATTTGCAATCCCCTCAGATATGCTAATATTATCAAAGACTCTACTATCATGATTTTATGCATGGTTTCTTGGCTACTGGCACAGCCATGTGTCTTAATGTTGGTAATCAGAGCATATCCTCTTCCTTACTGTGCTGCTAATACAATTGTCCAGTGCTACTGTGATCATGTAGCTATCACAAAGCTTGCATGCACTGACAGGACACCTTATGGGTTTCCAGCTTTTGTTTTCGCAATGGTTTTGCTGATAACCCcgctgacttttattttgttttcctATTCCTCCATTATGATAGCAGTTATTCAAATCTCTACCAATCAAGGGCGCCTGAAGGCCCTCTCTACCTGCAGTTCTCAGCTCATCATAATAGCCCTTTTCTTTTTACCCAGGTGTTTTAATTATATGTATCCCTATGTTGGCATCAGCTTTAATCCTGACATACAAATACTGATTATTATGTTGTATGGCCTGCTGCCACCCATGATTAATCCACTTATCTACTGTTTAAGAGCAAAAGAAGTGAAAGAAATCTTATTTAAGAGTTTAGAAAGGTCATGTCTTtctattaagaaaaaaaatgtgtctACTATATGCAACTGATTCACAAAAATTCCTGTGTTGCAGTGAGATTTGTGGACAATGATTGCCAGTGGAATTACATACCTAACTATGTAAGCTTGAAAACTGCAGTGTCTTGAAAATAAAGTTTGGGAGTAGTCTAAGAGTTGTTTATATTTATCTTCATGTACACCTACACTGAAGTGCCTCACCCCTTAACGTCTTTGACCCCTTATTTTCAGATGGTATGTCTTTTACTTAAGTCTTGCTCTTCATCTTATTGCTATTCATCTTATCAACTTATTTGTAATCAAAATAATCccaataattatttaatgatgccaatgtgtgtttacattccaaaaaaaaactactaTAAACCACTCAAGAGTGTAGAACAATGATATTTCTAGGGTCAGGCCATAAAAGGAGTCCACCCAAGTTATTAAAACATTCAAGAGGTCAAAAGGCAAATTTGAGATGTCTCACTTTTAATCCTGGTAGTCCAGATCTTTAGACCTCTACTGGTGAACTACTGGTGAACTAGTCCTTTCCACTCATAATGAATTTGCACTAGATTTAGATGTAACTGTAGAATGAATGAAGATGCACCTTTCGGTGCTTTATTGATAGACTGTTATACACAAAGCTACACTACAGAGCTGCCtgaaggcaggaataccccctggacagggtgatAATCCATCATCACCATGTGTGTTATTGCAAGGTCCATGTCAGTGGTGGGACTGTGGAGGCTGATGGGGTCCTACTCTAAGGTCTGGCTCACCACAAAATGAAACTTGTACATGGTTTTGTCATGGTGTTATGGTCCTCAAACAATCAAAAAGAAGTTAGTACTGCCCAGGAAGTGTTGGAACAAACTGATTGATGTACGCTGCAGAAATTTGCTACCATGGCTTGGATGACCTTTTTTAACTTAATTTCTCCAGTTTAACAAATAATTGGTTCTCCAGGAGCAACATGGGAAAATGTGTTCGCCAATGGTCTTGCTGTCGATCAAAATGACATCAGTACAGACTAACATGTAGTGGTCATTTTCCTCTCTTAGGATCTTTTGATGTATCATTAGAAGGTGGCCACAGTGTTCATCAAACCAAAG
The sequence above is drawn from the Salminus brasiliensis chromosome 11, fSalBra1.hap2, whole genome shotgun sequence genome and encodes:
- the LOC140565689 gene encoding olfactory receptor 1M1-like — encoded protein: MSFQNISGMGIREFVIGGFDSVQRPLVVGVVLLIVYILVIIANLANIYFIVMDKRLHQPMYLFVSNLAIVDMLYCTSACPTMIGALVVGHKTISYTPCIIQMFFFHLSSIMEMFAISAMAFDRFVAIASPLRYHSILTNYRCVLITIALWLLSCALLVAVSATVIPLPLCHSTLKYVFCDYAAVVRASCVDPNPYFTTLSIISVFFIFGTFGFICLSYLKIVIVIMRMSSMSDKKKVFNTCFSHFIVIICYYVPTFIQVVLTRIGVILTLEERHGLVIGAFLGPSLVNPFVYCLRTKEIRNKLLRIVSKVEPAV
- the LOC140565687 gene encoding olfactory receptor 6N1-like, which codes for MSVQNISKQIITEFVFRGFDTVQRPLVVGIVLLILYILIMFSNLATIYFIVMDKRLHQPMFLFVCNLAFVDLIYCTSACPTMIGILVAGYKTISYVPCLVQMFFVIAGAVMEMFAISIMAVDRFVAIAIPLRYHSILTNFRCVLIIIALWLLSSAFTAWLASTVIPLEICYSNLKYMFCDYPTVARATCVNPEPYFDKGSIFTGVLCLGTLIFIFLSYIKIGIVVGRMSSKSDKKKALNTCVSHLVVIICYYAPLFVRIVLTRIGVVLTLDERNGLMIGSVLGPSLINPFMYCFRTKEIRNKIFKFVKKN
- the LOC140565147 gene encoding olfactory receptor 2AT4-like encodes the protein MPEGNITSVKNFVIVGFPGLQPKYYGLVSVVMFFVYVCTLLGNGLFLLLFASEKRLRKPMYYIIINLVACDVLFSTTTLPKIIARYWFNDGFISFTSCFIQMYFVHLFSLVNGFTLAIMAFDRYVAICNPLRYANIIKDSTIMILCMVSWLLAQPCVLMLVIRAYPLPYCAANTIVQCYCDHVAITKLACTDRTPYGFPAFVFAMVLLITPLTFILFSYSSIMIAVIQISTNQGRLKALSTCSSQLIIIALFFLPRCFNYMYPYVGISFNPDIQILIIMLYGLLPPMINPLIYCLRAKEVKEILFKSLERSCLSIKKKNVSTICN